A single region of the Cereibacter sphaeroides 2.4.1 genome encodes:
- a CDS encoding chemotaxis protein CheW — MSDAFDEMDEIWALYADDGAQALNAMEASLLALQAGEDAAAHVGPLFRAVHTFKGNSRVLGLSVVESRAHLCEDLIGLVRDAGVPMDGEIVEILLFASDTLRAMLEETAASRADVEGTGSETLMDQLRSKIARCSGAGAATAEADAAPVEVDAATAEERAAATEAGAAPTETGAAATSAAEPSAAWEGSPETGAPAAAAEVLPVAGKAFPSVADILDLLDDSALPDTGEAAEVPLEAGGGPAGEGHAPAGSPPEAGPAETPVPPAAEPARPAARLADDPVYRAIFRDMATAALTRFRAQIDAFATDPGAAAQGARAEADGLCHAARQMGLEDWEAALAAFLSDSQGPERLAALVFELESLGDEPAPTPQVEEKPFFAAIAGPLAEVGRLGLRLATGERPGPAEREAAADPLGQAALAQGYVRVAEAAQALAAAEGAEPFGSARLRLYEELAAVEALMPEAAVAAGVSPVGLLRRLCAAEAAETLAALDATLNAFRSAPLAETFGRFERLMRCVHHACAHHALDAAAQLAMSLVDLFGRAEAKGAIPDAMLVHIARGFIETIELAFEALAQGETPAMEVLDRLFEEAANVCFVSDGLVTAGAIERRLGLPADFHRVLSPESVRAAVEEMEKGQQFYIVRTDINSDDRTAEAFLDWLSGDQARSITNVTVFRGTETLFDFLISSRLGEADLIEALVRMDPSGRRLSLTQALRPRQDEPAPVEAPGEAPLAQGAAITPEMLETIGEISANQAMVQHLLTELAEADLAEATEALVRQAAGDWAAARGPVRALLEAHGARLQEIVQAGTQLTAQLAALQEETVTQRARPASTVLRPLRTFAETLARRRRREVCLTTSGDELALDLALLERLRGFLRGLVALRLDQDRGAPGTLHVSLWRDEERVTVLVQDDGAPEPDSPALADLAAEVGQAGGALRSVPLPGGGMRFHLGLPLSMVVLEGMVVGVDGMRYVLPVESIRTILQADAAAAMTISAAGGQRVLRLSETEIVAIHSLRGHPQEGHRERPWPASRRVYVVLGTGPRSVAIPVDELVGQQLVLLRPLRGVLARLTHLTGLALLAGGDVGMVLSAIRICPPLPAEAG; from the coding sequence ATGTCCGACGCATTCGACGAGATGGACGAGATCTGGGCGCTCTATGCCGACGATGGGGCACAGGCGCTCAATGCGATGGAGGCCTCCCTTCTGGCGCTTCAGGCGGGCGAGGATGCCGCCGCCCATGTGGGGCCGCTCTTCCGGGCGGTGCATACGTTCAAGGGCAACTCGCGGGTGCTGGGCCTGTCGGTCGTCGAGAGCCGGGCGCATCTCTGCGAGGATCTGATCGGCCTCGTGCGCGACGCGGGCGTGCCGATGGACGGCGAGATCGTCGAGATCCTGCTCTTCGCCTCCGACACGCTGCGCGCGATGCTGGAGGAGACGGCCGCAAGCCGGGCCGATGTGGAAGGCACGGGCTCGGAAACGCTGATGGATCAGCTCCGGTCCAAGATCGCCCGCTGCAGCGGGGCAGGGGCCGCCACTGCGGAGGCGGATGCTGCTCCGGTAGAGGTGGATGCCGCTACGGCGGAAGAGAGGGCCGCCGCGACGGAGGCGGGGGCCGCTCCGACGGAGACGGGTGCCGCAGCCACCTCGGCGGCGGAGCCTTCCGCGGCGTGGGAGGGCAGCCCGGAGACAGGGGCGCCAGCCGCTGCCGCCGAGGTTCTGCCGGTGGCCGGGAAGGCGTTCCCGTCGGTTGCGGACATTCTCGATCTTCTGGACGACAGTGCCCTCCCCGACACCGGCGAGGCGGCGGAGGTGCCGCTCGAGGCGGGCGGCGGACCGGCCGGAGAGGGGCATGCCCCGGCCGGGTCTCCACCGGAGGCCGGCCCGGCTGAGACGCCGGTCCCTCCGGCCGCCGAGCCCGCGCGCCCGGCCGCGCGTCTGGCCGACGATCCCGTCTATCGCGCGATCTTCCGCGACATGGCGACCGCCGCGCTCACCCGCTTCCGGGCCCAGATCGACGCCTTCGCGACCGATCCCGGCGCCGCGGCACAGGGCGCGCGCGCCGAGGCGGACGGGCTCTGCCACGCCGCCCGGCAGATGGGTCTCGAGGACTGGGAGGCGGCGCTCGCGGCCTTCCTCTCCGACAGTCAGGGTCCCGAGCGGCTTGCGGCCCTCGTCTTCGAGCTCGAGTCTCTGGGAGACGAGCCCGCGCCGACGCCGCAGGTGGAGGAAAAACCCTTCTTTGCGGCCATTGCCGGGCCTCTGGCCGAGGTTGGCCGGCTGGGCCTGCGCCTGGCCACCGGCGAGCGGCCCGGGCCTGCGGAGCGCGAAGCCGCCGCGGATCCGCTCGGGCAGGCGGCCCTCGCTCAGGGCTATGTCCGCGTGGCCGAGGCCGCGCAGGCGCTGGCCGCGGCCGAAGGGGCCGAGCCCTTCGGCAGCGCCCGGCTCCGGCTCTACGAGGAACTTGCGGCGGTCGAGGCGCTGATGCCCGAGGCGGCCGTCGCCGCGGGCGTGAGCCCGGTCGGTCTGTTGCGTCGTCTGTGCGCCGCAGAGGCGGCCGAGACGCTGGCCGCGCTCGATGCCACGCTGAACGCCTTCCGGTCCGCCCCGCTCGCCGAGACCTTCGGCCGCTTCGAACGCCTCATGCGGTGCGTCCACCACGCCTGCGCCCATCATGCGCTGGACGCGGCGGCGCAGCTGGCCATGTCGCTCGTCGATCTCTTCGGCCGGGCCGAGGCCAAGGGCGCCATTCCCGATGCGATGCTCGTCCATATCGCCCGCGGCTTCATCGAGACGATCGAGCTGGCCTTCGAGGCGCTGGCGCAGGGCGAGACGCCCGCGATGGAGGTGCTCGACCGGCTGTTCGAGGAGGCGGCGAACGTCTGCTTCGTGTCGGACGGGCTGGTGACGGCGGGCGCCATCGAGCGGCGGCTGGGCCTGCCGGCCGATTTCCACCGTGTGCTCTCGCCCGAAAGCGTGCGCGCGGCCGTGGAGGAGATGGAGAAGGGCCAGCAGTTCTACATCGTCCGCACCGACATCAACAGCGACGACCGCACCGCCGAGGCCTTCCTCGACTGGCTGAGCGGCGATCAGGCGCGCTCGATCACCAACGTGACCGTGTTCCGCGGCACCGAGACGCTCTTCGATTTCCTGATCTCCTCGCGGCTCGGCGAGGCGGACCTGATCGAGGCGCTGGTGCGGATGGATCCGTCGGGCCGGCGGCTCTCGCTCACGCAGGCGCTCCGTCCCCGGCAGGACGAGCCCGCCCCGGTGGAGGCGCCGGGCGAGGCGCCGCTGGCGCAGGGGGCGGCGATCACGCCCGAGATGCTCGAGACCATCGGCGAGATCTCGGCCAATCAGGCCATGGTGCAGCATCTTCTGACCGAGCTGGCCGAGGCGGATCTCGCCGAAGCGACCGAGGCGCTGGTGCGGCAGGCGGCAGGCGACTGGGCCGCGGCCCGCGGGCCGGTGCGCGCGCTCCTCGAGGCGCATGGCGCGCGGCTGCAGGAGATCGTGCAGGCGGGCACCCAGCTCACCGCCCAGCTCGCGGCGCTGCAGGAAGAGACGGTGACGCAGCGCGCGCGTCCGGCCAGCACCGTGCTGCGGCCGCTGCGCACCTTCGCCGAGACGCTCGCCCGCCGCCGCCGCCGCGAGGTGTGCCTGACCACCTCCGGCGACGAGCTCGCGCTCGATCTGGCGCTGCTCGAACGGCTGCGCGGCTTCCTGCGCGGGCTCGTGGCCCTGCGCCTCGATCAGGATCGGGGCGCACCGGGGACGCTCCATGTGAGCCTCTGGCGCGACGAAGAGCGCGTGACGGTCCTTGTGCAGGACGATGGCGCGCCGGAGCCCGACAGCCCGGCGCTCGCCGATCTCGCAGCCGAGGTGGGGCAGGCGGGCGGCGCGCTCCGCTCGGTGCCGCTGCCCGGCGGCGGGATGCGCTTCCATCTCGGGCTGCCGCTGTCGATGGTGGTGCTGGAAGGGATGGTCGTGGGCGTCGACGGGATGCGCTATGTCCTGCCCGTCGAGTCGATCCGCACCATCCTTCAGGCCGATGCCGCCGCCGCCATGACGATCTCGGCCGCCGGCGGGCAGCGCGTCCTGCGGCTGAGCGAGACCGAGATCGTGGCGATCCATTCCCTGCGCGGCCACCCGCAGGAAGGCCACCGCGAGCGGCCCTGGCCCGCCTCGCGCCGGGTCTATGTGGTGCTGGGCACCGGGCCCCGGTCGGTGGCGATCCCGGTCGACGAGCTGGTGGGCCAGCAGCTCGTGCTGCTCCGGCCGCTGCGCGGCGTGCTGGCGCGGCTCACGCATCTGACGGGTCTCGCGCTGCTCGCAGGCGGCGACGTCGGCATGGTGCTTTCGGCCATTCGGATCTGCCCGCCGCTGCCTGCCGAAGCCGGCTGA
- a CDS encoding chemotaxis protein CheA, protein MSAPVEAGPDGGLLRVSSEKIGRLMDLVGELSLSVAETVHSPDLEGLELPAFDGAVHRLRMIVREVQDAATELRLVPVEEVFKRLRRMVRELERQTGKKIEMVFEGAETAIDKLVADQLYDPLLHVVRNSADHGLEPPEERRAAGKPETGRIVLAAAQAGSEVRISVSDDGRGLSRPKILKRARERGLFGPDEEPEPATLWKVIFEPGFSTAEAVTNLSGRGVGMDVLNATMTALRGRIGVDSRDGQGSEVSLHIPVSLAFLDCIILRLGARLYALPIDAVSEIVQPKPCDLMGVGAAGGSEMLRLRGHWIPVCRLERFYGEAPSAVPPPAGQVLAVVSTATGLIALPVDEVLDRQQVVMKPLTGRLAQVRASWGCALLGTGEVALVLDGNRLAAGGAA, encoded by the coding sequence ATGAGCGCGCCTGTCGAGGCCGGGCCCGACGGCGGGCTCCTGCGCGTCTCCTCCGAGAAGATCGGCCGGCTCATGGATCTCGTGGGCGAGCTCTCGCTTTCGGTGGCCGAGACGGTCCATTCGCCCGATCTGGAAGGGCTGGAGCTTCCCGCCTTCGACGGGGCCGTCCACCGGCTCCGGATGATCGTGCGCGAGGTGCAGGATGCCGCGACCGAACTCAGGCTCGTGCCGGTCGAGGAGGTGTTCAAGCGCCTCCGCCGGATGGTGCGCGAACTCGAGCGGCAGACGGGCAAGAAGATCGAGATGGTCTTCGAGGGAGCCGAGACGGCGATCGACAAGCTCGTGGCCGACCAGCTCTACGACCCGCTCCTCCATGTGGTGCGCAACTCGGCCGATCACGGGCTCGAACCGCCCGAGGAGCGCCGTGCGGCGGGCAAGCCCGAGACGGGACGGATCGTGCTCGCGGCCGCGCAGGCGGGCTCGGAGGTGCGGATCTCGGTGTCCGACGACGGGCGCGGCCTCTCGCGGCCGAAGATCCTGAAGCGCGCGCGCGAGCGCGGCCTCTTCGGTCCCGACGAGGAGCCCGAGCCCGCGACCCTCTGGAAGGTGATCTTCGAGCCCGGCTTCTCCACCGCCGAGGCGGTGACGAACCTCTCGGGCCGCGGGGTGGGGATGGATGTGCTCAACGCCACCATGACCGCCCTGCGCGGCCGCATCGGCGTCGACAGCCGCGACGGGCAGGGCAGCGAGGTCTCGCTCCACATTCCCGTCTCGCTGGCCTTCCTCGATTGCATCATCCTGCGTCTGGGCGCGCGGCTCTATGCGCTGCCCATCGACGCGGTGTCCGAGATCGTGCAGCCGAAGCCCTGCGACCTGATGGGCGTGGGTGCCGCCGGCGGCTCCGAGATGCTGAGGCTCCGCGGCCACTGGATCCCGGTCTGCCGGCTCGAGCGGTTCTACGGCGAGGCACCCTCGGCGGTCCCTCCGCCGGCGGGGCAGGTGCTGGCCGTGGTCAGCACCGCCACAGGCCTCATCGCGCTGCCGGTCGACGAGGTGCTCGACCGCCAGCAGGTGGTGATGAAACCCCTCACCGGCCGCCTTGCGCAGGTCCGCGCCAGCTGGGGCTGCGCGCTTCTCGGCACCGGCGAGGTGGCGCTCGTGCTCGACGGCAACCGCCTCGCGGCGGGAGGTGCGGCATGA
- a CDS encoding methyl-accepting chemotaxis protein, whose protein sequence is MTRRPKTTAPTPAAAPRLTNDPLDWLAAPETEAEAEAPLPAVALEPAAPRKPRGARAAAPTAKAPKAPRKRVAAKAVPAAAVRISADPAPAPAPAEAPAAPHGNDGEAARAVARLLAEVRIVSAAHAAGDLDRRIEASAYPGDLGEVAQALNGMVEGQVRSLEEAVGCFEAIGEGNFDAGIRQWPGRMAMVNRVIDRFRANMKAVTAEVAMLSDSIVDGRLDREVDLSKFSGEFVEIVRSFERTYASLNGVFRSLSVQLEQTAQTVSQVSQASQSLASNSAVQSSSVDEVSASAEETDSQVKANAAAARSASLLVEGAATVAAEGREKVTEMVQAMEGIRISSQGIAKIIKVIDEIAFQTNLLALNAAVEAARAGQHGRGFAVVAHEVRNLAGRSAKAARETSELIEDAGTRVQAGVRIATETSRSFVSIVDDIEKVKALVQDISRASDEQTRNVAQISTAIGEVAKSALSTSQQADELASSATQMQAAAEAMRTEIGRFKLREAHEGALTLPALEALPPEMLAQLQQMVAAQMGLPAARPIAAPAGAFRPAGAPCADRDERGFGDF, encoded by the coding sequence ATGACACGCCGCCCCAAGACGACCGCTCCGACGCCGGCCGCGGCGCCGCGCCTGACGAACGACCCGCTCGACTGGCTGGCCGCGCCCGAGACCGAGGCCGAGGCCGAGGCGCCCCTGCCCGCCGTGGCGCTCGAGCCCGCCGCCCCGCGCAAGCCCAGGGGCGCGCGCGCCGCCGCTCCGACCGCGAAGGCGCCGAAGGCGCCCCGGAAGCGCGTGGCCGCCAAGGCCGTGCCGGCCGCAGCCGTCAGGATCTCGGCAGACCCCGCACCCGCTCCGGCGCCGGCGGAGGCCCCGGCGGCCCCGCACGGCAATGACGGCGAGGCCGCGCGCGCCGTGGCCCGGCTTCTGGCCGAGGTGCGGATCGTCTCGGCCGCCCATGCCGCGGGCGATCTCGACCGCCGGATCGAGGCCTCGGCCTATCCGGGCGATCTGGGCGAGGTGGCCCAGGCGCTCAACGGCATGGTGGAGGGGCAGGTCCGCTCGCTCGAGGAGGCCGTGGGCTGCTTCGAGGCCATCGGCGAGGGCAATTTCGACGCGGGCATCCGCCAGTGGCCGGGCCGCATGGCCATGGTCAACCGCGTCATCGACCGGTTCCGCGCCAATATGAAGGCGGTGACGGCCGAGGTCGCCATGCTGTCGGACAGCATCGTCGACGGCCGCCTCGACCGGGAGGTGGACCTGAGCAAGTTCTCGGGCGAGTTCGTCGAGATCGTGCGCTCCTTCGAGCGGACCTATGCGAGCCTCAACGGCGTCTTCCGCTCGCTCTCGGTCCAGCTCGAACAGACCGCGCAGACCGTCTCGCAGGTGAGCCAGGCCTCGCAGTCGCTGGCCTCCAACTCGGCCGTGCAATCCTCGTCGGTGGACGAGGTCTCGGCCTCGGCCGAAGAGACCGACAGCCAGGTGAAGGCCAATGCCGCCGCCGCGCGCTCGGCAAGCCTGCTCGTCGAGGGGGCGGCCACCGTCGCCGCCGAAGGCCGCGAGAAGGTGACCGAGATGGTGCAGGCGATGGAGGGGATCCGCATCTCCTCGCAGGGCATCGCCAAGATCATCAAGGTGATCGATGAGATCGCCTTCCAGACCAACCTTCTGGCGCTGAACGCGGCCGTCGAGGCGGCGCGGGCGGGCCAGCACGGGCGCGGCTTCGCGGTCGTTGCCCACGAGGTGCGCAACCTCGCCGGCCGCTCGGCCAAGGCCGCGCGCGAGACGTCGGAGCTGATCGAGGATGCGGGCACCCGGGTGCAGGCCGGCGTGCGGATCGCGACCGAGACCTCGCGCTCGTTCGTCTCGATCGTGGACGACATCGAGAAGGTGAAGGCGCTGGTGCAGGACATCTCGCGCGCCTCGGACGAGCAGACGCGCAACGTGGCCCAGATCTCGACGGCCATCGGCGAGGTGGCGAAATCCGCGCTCTCGACCAGCCAGCAGGCGGATGAGCTGGCCTCCTCGGCCACCCAGATGCAGGCCGCGGCCGAGGCGATGCGGACCGAGATCGGTCGCTTCAAGCTGCGCGAGGCGCACGAGGGCGCCCTGACGCTGCCCGCGCTCGAGGCGCTGCCGCCCGAGATGCTGGCCCAGCTGCAGCAGATGGTGGCGGCCCAGATGGGCCTGCCCGCCGCCCGCCCGATCGCCGCGCCCGCCGGCGCCTTCCGGCCGGCCGGCGCCCCCTGCGCCGACCGCGACGAGCGGGGCTTCGGCGACTTCTGA
- a CDS encoding chemotaxis protein CheW, whose protein sequence is MPEDLTRTARAEGQPLSETDNVEDMYLTFALGGEDYGVGIGGVTEIVGMQRIMGVPDVPAWIKGVINLRGKVIPLVDVRLRFGMAERAYDDRTVIIVLEVAAAPVGLIVDGVSEVLDIPPAQIDRPGQFGRSRSPVMGLARVGDRVTILLDAEVLVADGDLALPAELEA, encoded by the coding sequence ATGCCCGAAGACCTGACCCGCACCGCCCGCGCCGAGGGCCAGCCGCTCTCCGAGACGGACAATGTCGAGGACATGTATCTCACCTTCGCGCTCGGCGGCGAGGATTACGGCGTAGGCATCGGCGGCGTGACCGAGATCGTGGGGATGCAGCGGATCATGGGCGTGCCGGATGTGCCCGCCTGGATCAAGGGCGTCATCAACCTGCGCGGCAAGGTGATCCCGCTCGTCGATGTGCGGCTGCGCTTCGGCATGGCCGAGCGCGCCTATGACGACCGCACGGTCATCATCGTGCTCGAGGTGGCGGCGGCCCCGGTGGGGCTGATCGTGGATGGCGTGAGCGAGGTGCTCGACATCCCGCCCGCCCAGATCGACCGGCCGGGCCAGTTCGGCCGCAGCCGCAGCCCGGTGATGGGCCTCGCGCGGGTGGGAGACCGGGTGACGATCCTGCTCGATGCCGAGGTGCTGGTGGCCGACGGCGATCTGGCGCTGCCCGCCGAGCTGGAGGCCTGA
- a CDS encoding response regulator codes for MPYNVMIVDDAAMMRLYIASFIKTLPDFKVVAQAANGQEALDKLAAQPNVDLILLDIEMPVMDGMEFLRHAKLKTRAKICMLSSVAVSGSPHAARARELGADGVVAKPSGTVSHDLEEKTGGELARTMRTLMAA; via the coding sequence ATGCCCTACAATGTCATGATCGTGGACGACGCCGCCATGATGCGTCTCTATATCGCGAGCTTCATCAAGACCCTGCCGGACTTCAAGGTCGTGGCCCAGGCCGCGAACGGCCAGGAGGCGCTGGACAAGCTCGCCGCCCAGCCCAACGTCGACCTGATCCTGCTCGACATCGAGATGCCGGTGATGGACGGAATGGAATTCCTGCGCCACGCCAAGCTGAAGACCCGGGCCAAGATCTGCATGCTGTCCTCGGTCGCCGTCTCGGGCTCGCCCCATGCGGCGCGGGCGCGCGAGCTGGGCGCCGACGGCGTGGTGGCCAAGCCCTCGGGCACGGTCTCGCATGATCTCGAAGAGAAGACCGGCGGCGAGCTTGCCCGCACCATGCGGACGCTGATGGCCGCCTGA
- a CDS encoding ParA family protein, whose protein sequence is MRAMICNQKGGVGKTTTAANLGAALVRAGAGRVLLVDLDPQMHLTAALGLASEEPGWSVADWLAGRPGEPLAVPDEPGLWLVPGAPEAPAVVGEAFPDSGFDWVLIDAPPSWSDGLARLMQGADLVICPLEPDFLGLQGLNRLLRTMQGAGLDWSRLRLLATRVSDRLAVHREVRARLAERFGESFLPVAIRSSVKLAEAPGRGRTIFTHAPASTGASDHAALARLLMPSGRRARRKGTRT, encoded by the coding sequence TTGCGGGCGATGATCTGCAACCAGAAGGGGGGCGTGGGCAAGACCACCACCGCGGCCAACCTCGGCGCGGCGCTCGTCCGCGCGGGGGCGGGCCGGGTGCTTCTCGTGGATCTCGATCCGCAGATGCACCTGACGGCCGCGCTCGGCCTCGCCTCCGAAGAGCCGGGCTGGAGCGTCGCGGACTGGCTCGCGGGCCGGCCCGGCGAGCCTCTGGCCGTGCCGGACGAGCCCGGCCTCTGGCTGGTTCCGGGCGCGCCCGAGGCGCCCGCGGTGGTCGGTGAGGCCTTCCCCGACAGCGGCTTCGACTGGGTGCTGATCGACGCGCCGCCCAGCTGGTCGGACGGGCTCGCCCGCCTCATGCAGGGCGCCGACCTCGTGATCTGCCCGCTCGAGCCCGATTTTCTCGGGCTGCAGGGCCTGAACCGGCTCCTGCGCACCATGCAGGGCGCGGGCCTCGACTGGAGCCGCCTGCGCCTGCTCGCCACCCGCGTCTCGGACCGGCTCGCCGTCCACCGCGAAGTGCGCGCCCGTCTCGCCGAACGGTTCGGCGAGAGCTTCCTGCCGGTCGCCATCCGCTCCTCGGTCAAGCTCGCCGAGGCGCCGGGGCGGGGCCGGACCATCTTCACCCATGCGCCCGCCAGTACGGGCGCATCAGACCACGCAGCTCTCGCCCGCCTCCTCATGCCGAGCGGGCGCCGCGCCAGACGAAAGGGAACCAGGACATGA
- a CDS encoding CheR family methyltransferase, producing the protein MTLREEAGYEAIRVWLSRRCGIAYPEHKGELLRQRLTRVRRAYDLGSLADIALRLDAQGSHELELAVMHAASTNHTYFCREPDVLDAFRAMVLPVLARREQIRIWSAACSSGDEVYTIAMMIAETLGPEGLARTQILGTDISAPMVEQAEQGIYRRRHLEQVPDAVLRRWFVPLGGGSYRVAPEIAAACTFRRMNLKTRPFPFRKPFQAIFCRNVLYYFDRADQAETLRALHAATEPGGWLVTSVTESLRGHETGWRSLGGGLHQKEAR; encoded by the coding sequence ATGACGCTCCGCGAGGAGGCGGGCTACGAGGCGATCCGCGTCTGGCTGAGCCGGCGCTGCGGCATCGCCTATCCCGAGCACAAGGGCGAGCTTCTGCGCCAGCGGCTGACCCGCGTGCGCCGGGCCTACGATCTCGGCAGCCTTGCCGACATCGCGCTGCGCCTCGATGCCCAAGGCTCGCACGAGCTCGAACTGGCGGTGATGCATGCGGCCTCGACCAACCACACCTATTTCTGCCGCGAGCCGGACGTGCTCGACGCCTTCCGCGCCATGGTGCTGCCCGTGCTCGCGCGCCGCGAGCAGATCCGCATCTGGAGCGCGGCCTGCTCGAGCGGCGACGAGGTCTATACGATCGCCATGATGATCGCCGAGACGCTGGGGCCCGAGGGTCTTGCGCGGACCCAGATCCTCGGCACCGACATCAGCGCGCCCATGGTCGAGCAGGCCGAGCAGGGGATCTACCGCCGCCGCCATCTCGAACAGGTGCCCGATGCGGTGCTCCGGCGCTGGTTCGTGCCGCTGGGCGGCGGCAGCTACCGCGTGGCGCCCGAGATCGCGGCCGCCTGCACCTTCCGCCGGATGAACCTCAAGACCCGGCCCTTCCCCTTCCGCAAGCCGTTTCAGGCGATCTTCTGCCGCAACGTGCTCTATTACTTCGACCGGGCCGATCAGGCCGAGACGCTGCGCGCGCTCCATGCCGCGACCGAACCGGGCGGCTGGCTCGTCACGAGCGTCACCGAAAGCCTGCGCGGACACGAGACCGGTTGGCGCTCGCTCGGCGGCGGCCTCCATCAGAAGGAGGCCCGCTGA
- a CDS encoding flagellar export chaperone FliS — translation MTFADARARYRRTETVDFQAVEDPHQIVLVTLRELERSLRALAAAAEAGGSYPDQHLNRAFTAIYILQSSLDFEKGGEIADNLFRVYEFCRLQVASAFRREHGQLTDAAGHISAILEAWEQIGPRP, via the coding sequence ATGACTTTCGCCGATGCGCGGGCACGCTACCGCCGCACCGAAACCGTGGACTTCCAGGCGGTCGAGGACCCTCATCAGATCGTGCTCGTCACGCTGCGCGAACTGGAGCGGTCGCTGCGCGCGCTGGCCGCGGCGGCCGAGGCGGGCGGATCCTATCCCGACCAGCATCTGAACCGCGCCTTCACCGCGATCTACATCCTGCAGAGCAGCCTCGATTTCGAGAAGGGCGGCGAGATCGCCGACAACCTCTTCCGGGTCTATGAATTCTGCCGCCTTCAGGTGGCTTCGGCCTTCCGGCGCGAGCATGGGCAGCTCACGGACGCCGCCGGCCATATCAGCGCCATCCTCGAGGCCTGGGAACAGATCGGCCCCCGGCCGTGA
- the cheB gene encoding chemotaxis-specific protein-glutamate methyltransferase CheB, which yields MKVGNTLMAARAREGRTRVLIVDDSAMVRQALALGLSTDPRLEVVGTASGAEAARAQMAALKPDVVTLDLEMPQMDGLTFLRSYMESAPVPTVVISSLTRTSGETAMRAMEAGAVDIISKPSLGAGQGLPAIMRDVCARVWAAARARLAPPDGAAPAPVATGASEDWIHALGASTGGVQALSRILPFFPAQSPGLLVVQHMPEGFTAAFARRLDALCRMRVREAADGDLVLPGLVLIAPGGLRHMEIERAGGVCRVRLVAGAPVSYSRPSVDRMFLSLAAAAGPRVSAALLTGMGRDGAAGLLAIRRAGGRTFAQDEGSSAVFGMPLAARDLRAAEEILTLDDIPARMMLAAAADTRAPSLASND from the coding sequence ATGAAGGTTGGCAATACCCTGATGGCCGCGAGGGCCCGCGAGGGGCGCACCCGCGTGCTGATCGTGGACGATTCCGCCATGGTCCGGCAGGCGCTGGCGCTGGGGCTTTCGACCGACCCGCGGCTCGAGGTGGTGGGCACCGCCTCGGGCGCCGAAGCCGCGCGCGCGCAGATGGCCGCGCTGAAGCCCGACGTGGTGACGCTCGATCTCGAGATGCCGCAGATGGACGGTCTCACCTTCCTGCGCAGCTACATGGAGAGCGCGCCGGTGCCCACGGTCGTCATCTCCTCGCTCACGCGGACGAGCGGCGAGACGGCCATGCGCGCCATGGAGGCGGGCGCCGTCGACATCATCTCGAAACCCTCGCTCGGCGCAGGCCAGGGGCTGCCCGCGATCATGCGCGACGTCTGTGCCCGGGTCTGGGCTGCGGCGCGCGCGCGGCTCGCGCCGCCCGACGGCGCGGCGCCCGCCCCCGTCGCGACCGGTGCCTCGGAGGACTGGATCCACGCGCTCGGCGCCTCCACCGGCGGGGTGCAGGCCCTGAGCCGCATCCTGCCCTTCTTCCCGGCCCAGTCGCCCGGCCTCCTCGTCGTCCAGCACATGCCCGAGGGCTTCACCGCGGCCTTCGCGCGCCGCCTCGATGCGCTCTGCCGGATGCGGGTGCGCGAAGCGGCCGACGGCGATCTCGTGCTGCCGGGCCTCGTGCTGATCGCGCCCGGCGGGCTGCGCCACATGGAGATCGAGCGGGCGGGCGGGGTCTGCCGGGTTCGGCTCGTGGCGGGGGCACCGGTCTCCTACTCGCGCCCCTCGGTCGACCGGATGTTCCTGTCGCTGGCCGCGGCCGCCGGTCCGCGCGTCTCGGCCGCGCTCCTGACCGGCATGGGGCGCGACGGCGCGGCCGGTCTTCTCGCGATCCGCCGCGCCGGCGGGCGCACCTTCGCGCAGGACGAGGGCTCGTCGGCCGTCTTCGGCATGCCGCTTGCAGCACGCGACCTGCGGGCGGCCGAAGAGATCCTGACGCTCGACGATATCCCGGCCCGCATGATGCTGGCCGCGGCGGCGGACACGCGGGCGCCCAGCCTCGCGTCAAACGACTGA